One Phaseolus vulgaris cultivar G19833 chromosome 11, P. vulgaris v2.0, whole genome shotgun sequence genomic window carries:
- the LOC137808087 gene encoding uncharacterized protein, with translation MDEFFRVSQCSSTKEMWEVLEVTHEGTDDVKRSRKHSLIQEYELFRMQSEESIADVQKQFTHIVNHLTGLGKVFDKEEFNIKVLKCLDRSWQPKVTTISESRDLSKMSTAALFGKLIEHELELKRLKEQETVEKRAKGIALKTTMEHDTSEEEKNSEHDETLSLLTRKFSRFLKRKNRDRTQQRKRYSKSNYSNSSSYTCFGCGKPGHIKVDCPNN, from the coding sequence atggatgaattcTTTAGAGTGTCCCAATGCAGCTCaactaaagagatgtgggaagtACTGGAGGTAACCCATGAGGGCACAGATGATGTGAAACGTTCGAGGAAGCATTCACTCATTCAAGAATATGAGTTGTTTAGGATGCAATCAGAAGAAAGCATTGCAGATGTGCAAAAACAGTTTACACATATTGTGAATCATCTCACTGGTCTTGGTaaggtctttgacaaggaagagttcaacataaaggtgctgaaatgccttgataggagctggcagcctaaggtaacaacaatctctgaatccagagatttatccaagatgtctaCTGCAGCACTCTTTGGAAAATTGATTGAACATGAGTTAGAActcaaaagattgaaagaacaagaaacagtggagaaaagagccaaaggaattgccttaaagactaccatggaacatgatacaagtgaggaagaaaagaattctgaacatgatgagaccttgagtctgctcaccagaaaattcagcaggtttCTGAAAAGAAAGAACCGAGATagaactcaacaaagaaagaggtattctAAATCCAATTACTCAAATTCTTCTAgttatacttgttttggttgtggcaaaccaggtcatataaaggttgattgcccaaacaattaa